One Synechocystis sp. LKSZ1 genomic window, TATAGTCGGGGGCCCGATAGCTAACGCCCCGATAGCGCAGGCCATTTTGGGGGAAAGTTTGGGCTAGATGACGAGGATAGGCCGCTTTGGTGACAGTGGCCGGTTGCGGGGGAGGGGGCTCTGGGCTTTGCAGAACTGGATTGACCAGCGTTTTTTCGTAGGGGGTACCGCGATAGGATAATTTCATAGGACTCAGTTGGCGGTGCTTTTAAAATAGTAACTTATTAATCTGTATCTATTTTTACATTTTAACCCTCATCTGACCACTGTCCATCCTGCCCAGTGGCCGACTACTATGACCGACCTTCCCTTCCTAGACCCCTATCGACTGGTAACGGGCTCTAGTCGAGATCAGGCTCAATTACTCACTTTTTTGCGCTGTACCTATCAGGAATTGTTTCCCCAGCAAAAGGCCTTTGACCATCTCGCCCAGACAGTTGAACAGTATTTCTCGGCTCGTTCCCCACTCTGGTGGGTGCAGTCACGTTTAGAGCTGAATCCAGTACCCGTTGCTGGCCTGTGGTTAGGGAATGCCATCGACCAAGTCACAGGAGAACGCTACAGTCATATTTTTATGCTCTATGTGGTACCGACTCATCGGCGTCAGGGTATTGCCACGGCACTACTCCGGCATGCCCAGCAATGGAGCCAGGCCAGGGGGGAACGGCAATTGGGCCTACAGGTATTTCCCCACAATACGCCGGCCCTGGAACTGTACCAAAAGCTCGGCTTTCAGACCCATGCCATCACCATGCTCCAAACCTGGCCCCCTAGGACGAATGTTCAAACACATTGCCAAACTGTTCTAGATCCAAATTAACAAAAACCGGTAAACAGTCAAAACAGCGTTGGGCCAAGTTCAACCGGTCTTCCCGCTCTAGCATGGCTTGTAGACGTTGTTTCACGGGGATCAAATAACGGACATCGTTGGCAGCGTAGCTCAGTTGAGACATAGAGAGATTCTCAAGGTTACCCCAATCGGAACTCTGGGCATTTTTATCCAGTTCAACGTGCAGGATTTCCTGCACCAAGCTTTTCAGACCATGGGAAGCGGTGTAGGTACGGGCCAGTTTACTGGCAATTTTAGTACAAAATACCGGGTGAGTTTTGATGTCGAAAGTGTGTTTGAGCTGGGCCAGGTCAAAGCGAGCATAGTGAAAAATTTTCAGCACCTGGGGACTTTCCATCAACTGGGTCAGGTTGGGGGCCTGGGTTTGGCCTTTGTGGACTCGGATCACCGTTACCAGGCCCTTGGGGTCACAGATTTGCACCAAACAGAGGCGATCTCGGTGGGGATTGAGGCCCATGGTTTCCGTATCGACGGCAATTTCGGGGGCCGTCAGCAGTTGGGCCAGGACTTGGGGGGGGAGGTCGTGATCAAAGGCTTGGAATTGCGTCAGGGTCGTCATAGAAGCTATTACGAAAAAGAACAAGAAGGCTGGCTCCCCAGGTCGGGGTTTGTCGCATTCGCACTGAAAGCAAGCAAGCGCCAGGGCCAATATTCAGTTTGGCAGAGCCGGGCCCTGAATGAACCCGGTCAAGGCCTTTTTAAAAGTCACTAAACCTGGATACGAGGGCCGGTAATGAAGGCCGGGAAAGCCGATAGAATAATTGGGATTCATTCCTTCCCTCTCTACGGATAGTTGCCATGCCACGCCGCGATGATTTGCAGAAAATTTTAATTTTAGGGGCCGGGCCCATCGTCATCGGCCAGGCCTGTGAATTTGATTATTCCGGAACTCAAGCGTGCAAGGCCTTAAAGGAAGAAGGCTATGAAGTGGTTTTGATCAATTCCAATCCCGCTTCGATCATGACCGATCCGGAGTTGGCCCATCGGACGTATATTGAACCCCTAATCCCGGAAATTGTGGAAAAGGTAATCGAGAAGGAACGGCCCGATGCCCTCTTACCTACCATGGGTGGCCAAACGGCCCTGAATTTAGCAGTGACGTTATCTAAGTCAGGGGTACTGGAAAAGTACGGTGTCGAACTGATCGGGGCCAAATTGCCGGCCATTGAAATGGCGGAAGACCGGGATTTATTTAAGCAGGCCATGGCCCGCATCGGCGTTCCCGTCTGCCCCTCCGGCATTGTTAATAATATGGAAGATGCCCGTAGAATTGCCCTAGAAATTGGTTCCTATCCCCT contains:
- a CDS encoding GNAT family N-acetyltransferase, which translates into the protein MTDLPFLDPYRLVTGSSRDQAQLLTFLRCTYQELFPQQKAFDHLAQTVEQYFSARSPLWWVQSRLELNPVPVAGLWLGNAIDQVTGERYSHIFMLYVVPTHRRQGIATALLRHAQQWSQARGERQLGLQVFPHNTPALELYQKLGFQTHAITMLQTWPPRTNVQTHCQTVLDPN
- a CDS encoding ribonuclease H-like domain-containing protein, with translation MASMTTLTQFQAFDHDLPPQVLAQLLTAPEIAVDTETMGLNPHRDRLCLVQICDPKGLVTVIRVHKGQTQAPNLTQLMESPQVLKIFHYARFDLAQLKHTFDIKTHPVFCTKIASKLARTYTASHGLKSLVQEILHVELDKNAQSSDWGNLENLSMSQLSYAANDVRYLIPVKQRLQAMLEREDRLNLAQRCFDCLPVFVNLDLEQFGNVFEHSS